The following coding sequences are from one Gemmatimonadota bacterium window:
- a CDS encoding SDR family oxidoreductase: MTSRTPPPAAPSPRGTVLLTGATGYIGGRLGPRLLDAGWHLRCLTRSAGKLRAREWATRTGVEIVEADAEDVDAVAGALRGTDAAFYLIHSMMASGKDYRARDQALATAFARAAAHAGLPHLIYLGGLGEMGDHLSEHLRSRREVEEALRSTGVPVTCLRAAMIIGSGSASFEILRYLVERLPIMITPRWVGTECQPIAVRNVLHDLTVVLDTPAAHGRDIDIGGPDVVTYRALMDVMAEELGLPRRRVIPVPVLTPTLSSWWIHLVTPLSHRIGRPLAEGLRNRVVTGNDDALELFPQRMLTAREAIRAALGRIRDHTIATRWADAGPVPGDPDWSGGTVLQDVREMTVDASCTAVYRAFLGIGGTRGYFTADWLWALRGLLDRLTGGPGLRRGRRHPDDAQFGDTIDFWRVTRVEPDRALELRAEMRLPGKATLTFEAESMGPGRTRLIQTARFKPHGLRGLLYWWAVFPLHGIVFRGMMRGVAQRAREIARD; this comes from the coding sequence ATGACGTCCCGAACCCCGCCTCCTGCTGCCCCGTCCCCACGCGGCACGGTCCTGTTGACCGGCGCCACCGGCTACATCGGCGGACGCCTGGGACCCCGCTTGCTGGACGCCGGCTGGCATCTGCGCTGTCTGACGCGCTCGGCTGGGAAGCTGCGGGCACGCGAGTGGGCGACGCGGACCGGCGTGGAGATCGTGGAAGCGGACGCGGAAGACGTCGACGCGGTGGCCGGAGCGCTGCGCGGGACGGACGCCGCCTTCTACCTCATCCACTCGATGATGGCGTCCGGGAAGGACTATCGCGCGCGCGACCAGGCGCTGGCGACCGCCTTCGCCAGAGCAGCAGCGCACGCCGGGCTTCCGCACCTCATCTACCTCGGGGGTCTGGGCGAGATGGGCGACCATCTGAGCGAGCACCTGCGCTCCCGGCGCGAGGTCGAGGAGGCCCTGCGCTCCACCGGAGTGCCGGTCACCTGCCTGCGTGCGGCGATGATCATCGGATCCGGCTCGGCTTCGTTCGAGATCCTGCGCTATCTGGTCGAGCGTCTGCCGATCATGATCACGCCGCGGTGGGTCGGTACCGAATGCCAGCCCATCGCGGTACGCAACGTCCTCCACGACCTGACGGTCGTGCTGGACACGCCGGCCGCGCACGGACGCGACATCGACATCGGCGGGCCGGACGTGGTGACGTATCGCGCACTCATGGACGTCATGGCGGAGGAGCTGGGCCTGCCGCGTCGCCGGGTCATTCCGGTGCCCGTGCTCACGCCGACGCTCAGCTCCTGGTGGATCCACCTGGTCACGCCGCTCAGCCACCGGATCGGACGCCCCCTCGCCGAAGGGCTCCGGAACCGCGTCGTCACGGGGAACGACGACGCGCTCGAGCTCTTCCCGCAGCGGATGCTCACGGCCCGGGAAGCCATCCGCGCCGCGCTGGGCCGCATCCGCGACCATACCATCGCCACGCGCTGGGCCGACGCGGGGCCCGTGCCGGGCGATCCCGACTGGTCCGGCGGCACCGTCCTGCAGGACGTACGGGAGATGACGGTCGACGCCTCCTGCACGGCGGTCTACCGCGCGTTCCTCGGGATCGGCGGCACGCGCGGCTACTTCACCGCCGATTGGCTCTGGGCGCTGCGCGGGCTGCTCGACCGCCTCACGGGCGGACCCGGACTCCGCCGTGGGCGACGTCACCCGGACGACGCACAGTTCGGGGACACCATCGACTTCTGGCGGGTGACGCGGGTGGAGCCCGACCGCGCTCTGGAGCTGAGGGCGGAGATGCGACTTCCCGGAAAGGCCACGCTCACGTTCGAAGCGGAGTCGATGGGGCCCGGGCGCACCCGTCTGATCCAGACGGCGCGCTTCAAGCCCCACGGCCTGCGCGGACTCCTGTACTGGTGGGCGGTCTTCCCGCTGCACGGGATCGTCTTCCGCGGGATGATGCGCGGCGTGGCGCAGCGGGCGCGGGAGATCGCACGCGACTGA